The genomic segment GGAGGCGCGGGCGAAAGAACTGGGCATGGATGATTATGCCTATTCCGATAATCCGGCGGTGTTCTGGGATCTCTATGGCGAACAGGGCCATCCCATCCGCACCACGATCAGCGAAATGGGCCCGCTGCTGCTTTCCCGCCTGATGGACCTCAATGAAACGCAGGAAGGCGTGCTGAACATCGTGTTCCGCTATGCCGACGAACAGGGCCTGCTGCTGCTCGATCTGGAAGATTTGCAGGCGATGCTGGCCCATGCGGTGGAAAATGCCGGGGAACTTTCCGCTAAATACGGCAATGTCACCAAGGCCAGCGTGGGCACGATCCAGCGCGCGCTACTGACGCTGGACAGCCAGGGCGGGGCGCAGTTCTTCGGAGAGCCCGCACTGGAGATAAACGATTTCCTGCAGGTGGACGATCAGGGGCGCGGCTACATCAATGTGCTGGCCGCCGACAAATTGATGCGCAGCCCCAAGCTCTACGCCACCTTCCTGCTGTGGCTGCTGGCAGAACTGTTCGAGACGCTGCCCGAAGTTGGCGACCCGGAAAAGCCGAAGCTGGTGTTCTTCTTTGATGAGGCACACCTGCTGTTCGACGATGCGCCCAAGGCTTTGCAGGAAAAGATCGAACAGGTGGTGCGCCTGATCCGGTCCAAGGGCGTGGGCGTCTATTTCGTTACCCAGAACCCGATCGACATTCCCGAGGAAGTGGCGGGCCAGTTGGGCAACCGCGTGCAGCATGCCCTGCGCGCCTTCACGCCGCGCGATCAGAAGGCGATCAAGGCCGCTGCCGAAACCTTCCGCATCAACCCCGATCTGAACGTGGCTCAGGCGATCACCGAACTGAAAGTGGGCGAGGCACTGGTTTCCACTCTGCTGGAAGACGGCGCGCCCTCCATCGTGCAGCGCACTCTGGTAAAGCCGCCCCGCTCGCGCCTCGGCCCCGTGACCGAGAAGGAGCGTGCCATCATCCGTTCGATCAGCCCGGTGGACGGGAAGTATGATGAGCGCGTCGATCGGGAAAGCGCTGAGGAAGTGCTGGCCCAGA from the Erythrobacter sp. SG61-1L genome contains:
- a CDS encoding helicase HerA-like domain-containing protein produces the protein MADIFIGLGANGERQVLTLSRANRHGLIAGATGTGKTVTLQGIAESFSAEGVPVFVADVKGDLSGISMAGSPTFKNADKLEARAKELGMDDYAYSDNPAVFWDLYGEQGHPIRTTISEMGPLLLSRLMDLNETQEGVLNIVFRYADEQGLLLLDLEDLQAMLAHAVENAGELSAKYGNVTKASVGTIQRALLTLDSQGGAQFFGEPALEINDFLQVDDQGRGYINVLAADKLMRSPKLYATFLLWLLAELFETLPEVGDPEKPKLVFFFDEAHLLFDDAPKALQEKIEQVVRLIRSKGVGVYFVTQNPIDIPEEVAGQLGNRVQHALRAFTPRDQKAIKAAAETFRINPDLNVAQAITELKVGEALVSTLLEDGAPSIVQRTLVKPPRSRLGPVTEKERAIIRSISPVDGKYDERVDRESAEEVLAQKAADAAATAQEVAEKGKEEVAKRERKSTSIWDGLGGKVTKAAVGAAAASAGSILASSIQGKKSRANPQASAASAAAGTVATEIGKAFGVPGLGRFARNLIGGLMR